A single genomic interval of Nitrospirota bacterium harbors:
- a CDS encoding lytic transglycosylase domain-containing protein — protein MGIRSTKIGVLFFALFGLSLACQVPVQAEVFYYKDQRGAWHFTNVPDDGRYQNITHLKIEKSRKKVTSTDFNDFRELIEHSAKKYQVDPLLIRALIKVESDYDPFAVSDSGAQGLMQLMPATSRWMEVSDPFNPEDNIEGGVKYFKRLLSIFNAQLIPSIAAYHAGENSVLKYNNQIPPIEATQRYVKKVILQYYHYHGIKETSPRSNKIYKVETPEGDVIFTNLPMLYQAVVKEIAYK, from the coding sequence ATGGGTATAAGATCAACTAAAATTGGGGTGCTGTTTTTTGCCTTGTTCGGACTCTCTTTAGCTTGCCAGGTCCCCGTTCAGGCTGAGGTTTTTTATTATAAAGATCAGCGGGGGGCATGGCATTTCACTAATGTGCCCGACGATGGAAGATACCAGAATATCACCCATTTAAAAATAGAAAAATCGAGAAAAAAGGTCACTTCAACCGACTTTAATGATTTTCGTGAATTGATTGAACATTCAGCAAAGAAATACCAGGTAGATCCTTTACTGATCCGGGCGTTGATCAAGGTTGAATCGGATTACGACCCCTTTGCGGTCTCCGATTCCGGGGCTCAGGGACTCATGCAACTGATGCCTGCGACCTCCCGATGGATGGAAGTCAGCGATCCCTTTAACCCGGAAGATAATATTGAAGGGGGGGTCAAATATTTCAAACGGCTTTTGTCTATCTTTAACGCCCAGCTCATACCGTCCATTGCCGCCTATCATGCGGGTGAAAACTCAGTCCTTAAATACAACAATCAAATTCCTCCCATTGAAGCCACTCAGAGATATGTCAAGAAAGTCATTCTCCAGTATTATCATTATCATGGGATAAAGGAAACCTCTCCGAGATCGAATAAAATCTATAAAGTTGAAACTCCGGAAGGAGATGTCATTTTCACAAACCTCCCGATGTTGTATCAGGCAGTGGTTAAGGAAATTGCCTACAAATAA